A stretch of the Gossypium hirsutum isolate 1008001.06 chromosome D07, Gossypium_hirsutum_v2.1, whole genome shotgun sequence genome encodes the following:
- the LOC107956709 gene encoding transcription factor CPC — protein MDGRRRKQPKTSGCCSEEVSSIEWEFINMSEQEEDLIYRMYKLVGDKWALIAGRIPGRKAEEIERFWIMRHGEGFANRRTELN, from the exons ATGGACGGACGTCGCCGGAAGCAACCAAAGACTAGTGGCTGCTGCTCTGAAG AGGTGAGCAGCATTGAGTGGGAATTCATAAACATGTCTGAACAAGAAGAGGATCTAATTTATAGAATGTACAAACTCGTTGGTGACAA GTGGGCCTTAATTGCTGGTAGGATTCCAGGTCGAAAAGCTGAAGAGATAGAAAGGTTTTGGATCATGAGACATGGAGAAGGATTCGCCAACAGACGAACAGAGCTCAACTGA